Proteins encoded by one window of Cannabis sativa cultivar Pink pepper isolate KNU-18-1 chromosome 4, ASM2916894v1, whole genome shotgun sequence:
- the LOC115713061 gene encoding uncharacterized protein LOC115713061, giving the protein MANFWDFVSSSPSSAFTSFSYGSSHDFWRENIHGGCVTLLALLLILLWHFSRKFSFLFRFLSSSSSSSSSPFHSSSFSSSSILAPPSTPVAASNSPTPQFGISEIVSDADLMFLVKNLDEKNNENDKWESVIDKRNDHLSYSAKCCKSKDVPLKYLSVTVFENCSSDLLRDFYMDNDYRKQWDKTVVEHRQLQVDEKNGIEVGCTIKKFPLLTPREYVLAWRLWEGKDKTFYCFIKECEHPMAPKQKKYVRVSVFRSGWQIRKVPGRNACEIRMFHQEDAGLNVEMAKLVFSKGIWSYVCKMDSALRKYHTVRRPQSSSISAVTLIKMVPPGVEDRDDVSVSSEVTAASNAVCGSSAVEQKKLLTRPSKKMVANGLLLIGGVICLSCGHPSLSAKVAMACILNKLRKRGASSTQNNQK; this is encoded by the exons ATGGCCAACTTCTGGGATTTCGTTTCTTCTTCTCCCTCTTCTGCTTTCACCTCCTTCTCCTATGGCTCTTCTCACGACTTCTGGCGGGAAAACATCCACGGGGGTTGTGTTACTCTCCTTGCGCTCCTACTCATCTTGCTCTGGCACTTCTCTAGAAAATTTTCCTTCCTATTTCGTTTTCTGTCTTCGTCTTCGTCTTCGTCTTCTTCTCCTTttcattcttcttctttttcttcgtcGTCGATTCTCGCTCCTCCTTCTACTCCTGTCGCCGCCTCGAACTCTCCGACTCCCCAATTTGG AATCTCAGAGATTGTATCAGATGCAGATTTAATGTTTCTGGTAAAGAATTTGGATGAGAAGAATAATGAGAATGATAAATGGGAGAGTGTTATAGACAAAAGAAATGATCATCTTTCCTACAGTGCTAAATGCTGCAAATCTAAG GATGTTCCCTTGAAATACTTGAGTGTTACAGTATTTGAGAACTGTTCTTCTGACTTGTTGAGAGACTTTTACATGGACAATGATTACAGAAAGCAGTGGGACAAAACAGTTGTAGAGCATCGACAGTTACAAGTGGATGAAAAGAATGGTATAGAAGTTGGCTgcacaataaaaaaatttccaCTCTTGACACCTAGAGAGTATGTTTTAGCCTGGAGATTATGGGAGGGCAAGGATAAGACATTCTACTGTTTCATTAAG GAATGTGAACATCCTATGGCACCAAAGCAAAAGAAGTATGTTCGCGTCAGTGTTTTTAGATCTGGTTGGCAAATCAGAAAAG TTCCTGGTAGAAATGCATGTGAGATCAGAATGTTTCATCAAGAAGATGCTGGTTTAAATGTGGAGATGGCGAAGTTGGTTTTCTCAAAAGGCATATGGAGTTATGTCTGTAAAATGGATAGTGCCCTACGAAAGTATCATACTGTCAGACGTCCTCAATCTTCTTCCATCAGTGCTGTCACTTTGATTAAAATG GTTCCACCTGGAGTAGAAGATAGAGATGATGTTAGTGTGTCCTCAGAAGTAACTGCAGCATCAAATGCTGTTTGTGGATCAAGTGCTGTCGAGCAAAAGAAATTATTAACGAGACCATCAAAGAAAATGGTAGCAAATGGCTTGCTGCTTATTGGGGGGGTAATCTGCCTGTCTTGTGGTCATCCTAGTTTGAGCGCTAAAGTTGCTATGGCGTGCATCTTGAACAAGCTGAGGAAACGTGGTGCTTCATCAACACAAAATAATCAAAAGTAG